A genome region from Baekduia alba includes the following:
- a CDS encoding NADP-dependent isocitrate dehydrogenase, with translation MKIIYTHTDEAPALATRSLLPIVEAFAATAGVELELRDISLSGRILAHFPERLAPEQQVADALAELGELAKTPEANIIKLPNISASVPQLKAAVAELQEQGYAIPDYPEDPSTDEERDVRARYDSVKGSAVNPVLREGNSDRRAPASVKAFARKHPHSMGAWSTDSKTHVSTMSDGDFRSTERSTTVAEATDVRIEHVAADGTVTVLKASTPLLAGEIIDASVMRRAALLQFFKEQIAEAKEQGVLFSVHLKATMMKVSDPIIFGHAVRAFVGDDVFAGLGDVRPNDGLASLLKAHPEVQDKVDAAIAAGPDLYMVDSDRGITNLHVPSDVIIDASMPALIRASGQGWDAGGAQQDTKCVIPDSSYAALYAAAVDHCREHGAFDPSTMGTTPNVGLMAQKAEEYGSHDKTFEIATAGLVRVVDGNDTTLLEHDVEAGDIWRACQTKDAAIQDWIGLAIGRARATGAPAVFWLDETRAHDAEILEKVKPALDALDTDGLQIEILPVEEAARFTLERARRGEDTISVTGNVLRDYLTDLFPILELGTSAKMLSIVPLMNGGGLFETGAGGSAPKHVQQFLKENHLRWDSLGEFLALAVSFEMLAEKTGNARAKLLADTLDRATGSVLEEGRSPSRKVGELDNRGSHFYLALYWARELAAQTEDAELAEKFGPVAEGLTEAEATIVEELDGAQGAAVDVGGYFRPDPDAVAAAMRPSATLNALLAAIA, from the coding sequence ATGAAGATCATCTACACCCACACCGACGAGGCGCCCGCGCTCGCGACGAGGTCGCTGCTGCCGATCGTCGAGGCGTTCGCCGCCACGGCCGGCGTCGAGCTCGAGCTCCGCGACATCTCCCTCTCGGGCCGGATCCTGGCGCACTTCCCCGAACGCCTCGCGCCCGAGCAGCAGGTCGCCGACGCGCTCGCCGAGCTCGGCGAGCTGGCCAAGACGCCCGAGGCCAACATCATCAAGCTGCCCAACATCAGCGCCTCAGTGCCGCAGCTGAAGGCCGCGGTCGCCGAGCTGCAGGAGCAGGGCTACGCGATCCCGGACTACCCGGAGGACCCGTCGACCGACGAGGAGCGCGACGTCCGCGCCCGGTACGACTCCGTCAAGGGCAGCGCGGTCAACCCGGTCCTGCGCGAGGGCAACTCCGACCGCCGCGCGCCCGCCTCGGTCAAGGCGTTCGCGCGCAAGCACCCGCACTCGATGGGCGCGTGGTCGACGGACTCCAAGACGCACGTCTCGACGATGAGCGACGGCGACTTCCGCTCCACCGAGCGCTCGACGACCGTCGCCGAGGCGACCGACGTCCGGATCGAGCACGTCGCGGCCGACGGCACCGTGACCGTCCTGAAGGCGTCCACGCCGCTGCTGGCCGGCGAGATCATCGACGCCTCGGTCATGCGCCGCGCCGCGCTGTTGCAGTTCTTCAAGGAGCAGATCGCCGAGGCCAAGGAGCAGGGCGTCCTGTTCTCGGTGCACCTCAAGGCCACCATGATGAAGGTCTCCGACCCCATCATCTTCGGCCACGCCGTCCGGGCGTTCGTCGGCGACGACGTCTTCGCCGGCCTCGGCGACGTCCGCCCCAACGACGGCCTCGCGAGCCTGCTCAAGGCCCACCCCGAGGTCCAGGACAAGGTCGACGCCGCGATCGCCGCGGGCCCCGACCTGTACATGGTGGACTCGGACCGCGGCATCACCAACCTGCACGTCCCCAGCGACGTGATCATCGACGCCTCGATGCCCGCGCTGATCCGCGCCTCCGGCCAGGGCTGGGACGCCGGGGGCGCCCAGCAGGACACCAAGTGCGTGATCCCGGACTCCAGCTACGCCGCGCTCTACGCCGCGGCGGTCGACCACTGCCGGGAGCACGGCGCCTTCGACCCGTCGACCATGGGCACGACGCCGAACGTCGGGCTGATGGCGCAGAAGGCCGAGGAGTACGGCTCGCACGACAAGACGTTCGAGATCGCGACCGCCGGCCTGGTCCGCGTCGTGGACGGCAACGACACCACCTTGCTCGAGCACGACGTCGAGGCCGGCGACATCTGGCGCGCCTGCCAGACCAAGGACGCCGCGATCCAGGACTGGATCGGGCTCGCCATCGGCCGCGCTCGCGCAACCGGCGCGCCCGCCGTCTTCTGGCTCGACGAGACCCGCGCCCACGACGCCGAGATCCTCGAGAAGGTCAAGCCCGCGCTGGACGCGCTCGACACCGACGGCCTGCAGATCGAGATCCTGCCGGTGGAGGAGGCCGCGCGGTTCACCCTGGAGCGGGCCCGCCGCGGCGAGGACACCATCTCGGTCACGGGCAACGTCCTGCGCGACTACCTCACCGACCTGTTCCCGATCCTCGAGCTGGGCACGAGCGCGAAGATGCTCTCGATCGTGCCGCTCATGAACGGCGGCGGCCTGTTCGAGACCGGCGCGGGCGGGTCGGCGCCCAAGCACGTCCAGCAGTTCCTGAAGGAGAACCACCTCCGCTGGGACTCGCTCGGAGAGTTCCTGGCGCTCGCGGTGTCGTTCGAGATGCTGGCCGAGAAGACCGGCAACGCTCGCGCCAAGCTGCTGGCCGACACGCTGGACCGCGCGACCGGCAGCGTGCTGGAGGAGGGCCGCTCGCCGTCGCGCAAGGTCGGCGAGCTCGACAACCGCGGCAGCCACTTCTACCTCGCGCTGTACTGGGCGCGGGAGCTGGCGGCGCAGACCGAGGACGCCGAGCTGGCGGAGAAGTTCGGCCCGGTCGCCGAGGGGCTGACCGAGGCCGAGGCCACGATCGTCGAAGAGCTCGACGGCGCCCAGGGCGCGGCCGTGGACGTCGGCGGCTACTTCCGGCCCGACCCGGACGCCGTCGCGGCGGCGATGCGCCCGAGCGCGACGCTCAACGCGCTGCTGGCCGCGATCGCCTGA